In Clostridium sp. SY8519, one genomic interval encodes:
- a CDS encoding type II toxin-antitoxin system RelE/ParE family toxin: MLKLRINPVVAKDLKNIRDYIAEDSEGYAAETIKEIYGKFENLQMFPGIGSDLSKRIGFRTDYKYAIWEDYVIIYKVGSEYVEIYRVINRYQDITRIFD; encoded by the coding sequence ATGTTAAAATTGCGGATTAATCCGGTTGTTGCAAAGGATCTGAAGAATATTCGAGATTACATAGCTGAAGACAGTGAGGGATATGCTGCAGAAACCATAAAGGAAATTTATGGTAAATTTGAGAATCTCCAGATGTTTCCGGGAATAGGATCAGACCTTTCCAAACGAATCGGTTTTCGGACAGATTACAAATATGCGATATGGGAAGATTATGTTATTATATACAAGGTAGGCAGTGAGTACGTTGAGATCTATCGTGTGATTAACCGATATCAGGATATTACGAGGATTTTTGATTGA
- a CDS encoding amidohydrolase, whose protein sequence is MNDRNRQTEETMIHLRHELHRHPELSLQESWTKKHLMEFLREHTDLILTDCDHWFYGVKYATEGSRSAAPIAFRADFDALPIAEASDASYASACAGISHACGHDGHSAALCGLALELTGRRLFRDVYLIFQHGEEIGAGGKECAQLLTEKKIGEVYAFHNLSGYSEGAVVVRNGLTQPASRGLTIRLEGKTSHAASPEQGRNPAFGIAEIVLYLQTLLQQPHKGMVLGTVVNIAVGTKDFGVSAGSGELSVTLRAEYETELDELEQRLREKTEAVCAAGQLRAGYEISDPFPETRNDTACLEKVRAAAASLGSEVIDMKELWRASEDFGYYTKRCPGAMFYLGNGENYASLHTKEYDFNDRNLMPAVELFLAILEQK, encoded by the coding sequence ATGAATGACAGAAACAGGCAAACAGAAGAAACCATGATCCATCTGCGCCATGAACTCCATCGGCATCCGGAGCTCTCCCTACAGGAGAGCTGGACGAAAAAGCATCTGATGGAGTTTCTGAGAGAGCATACAGACTTGATTCTTACCGACTGCGACCACTGGTTTTATGGGGTAAAATATGCCACGGAAGGCAGCAGATCTGCTGCGCCGATTGCGTTCCGCGCAGACTTTGATGCCTTGCCCATTGCGGAAGCGTCAGATGCTTCGTATGCGTCCGCCTGCGCCGGAATCAGCCATGCCTGCGGCCATGACGGACACAGTGCCGCGTTGTGCGGCCTGGCGCTGGAACTGACCGGGCGGCGGCTTTTCCGGGATGTCTATCTGATCTTTCAGCACGGGGAGGAGATCGGAGCCGGAGGAAAGGAATGCGCGCAGCTGCTTACAGAAAAGAAGATTGGGGAAGTGTATGCCTTTCACAATTTAAGCGGCTATTCGGAAGGAGCGGTTGTGGTCCGGAACGGACTGACCCAGCCGGCGTCCAGGGGACTGACGATTCGCCTGGAGGGGAAAACCAGCCATGCGGCCAGTCCGGAGCAGGGGCGCAACCCGGCATTTGGGATTGCCGAGATAGTGCTGTATCTGCAAACACTGCTGCAGCAGCCCCATAAAGGGATGGTGCTCGGAACCGTGGTAAATATAGCGGTCGGCACAAAAGATTTCGGTGTTTCTGCGGGCTCCGGAGAATTATCCGTAACGCTCCGGGCAGAATATGAAACAGAGCTGGACGAGCTGGAACAGCGTCTGCGGGAAAAAACCGAAGCCGTCTGCGCTGCCGGTCAGCTGCGTGCAGGTTATGAGATTTCGGATCCGTTTCCGGAGACAAGGAATGATACGGCCTGTCTGGAAAAAGTCCGGGCGGCAGCAGCCTCCCTCGGAAGCGAAGTGATTGACATGAAAGAACTCTGGCGGGCCTCCGAGGATTTCGGATACTATACGAAGCGGTGTCCGGGAGCTATGTTTTACCTTGGAAACGGGGAAAATTACGCATCCCTTCATACGAAGGAATATGACTTCAATGACCGGAATCTCATGCCTGCAGTGGAACTGTTCCTGGCGATTCTGGAGCAGAAATAA
- the eno gene encoding phosphopyruvate hydratase, whose product MRDYLQIEKVYGREILDSRGNPTVEAEVTLADGTIGRGASPSGASTGAFEALELRDGDPNRYGGKGVRKAVANINEKIGPALVGTDASDIYEVDRIMIELDGTKDKSNLGANAILAVSIAAVQAAAKSLDLPLYRLLGGANGVTLPVPMMNILNGGAHATNSVDTQEFMIMPVGAADFREGLRWCAEVFHALQKLLKEEGETTAVGDEGGFAPNFQSDEDTIAHILQAIRNAGFEPGKDFVLAMDAAASEWKSEKGGGFYHQPKSGKEFTSEELIGHWKSLVEKYPIYSIEDGLDEEDWEGWQKMTRELGDKVQLVGDDLFVTNTERLKKGIELGAGNAILIKLNQIGSVSETLDAIKMAQNAGMRAIVSHRSGETEDTAIADLAVALNTGEIKTGAPSRSERTAKYNQLLRIEEDLKNAAVYPGKQAFHFNR is encoded by the coding sequence ATGAGAGACTATTTACAGATTGAAAAGGTATACGGAAGAGAAATACTGGATTCCAGGGGCAACCCGACCGTTGAGGCCGAAGTGACCCTGGCAGACGGAACCATCGGACGCGGCGCGTCACCTTCCGGCGCATCGACGGGAGCATTTGAAGCGCTGGAACTGCGGGACGGTGATCCGAACCGCTATGGCGGAAAAGGAGTCCGCAAGGCAGTCGCGAATATCAATGAGAAGATCGGGCCTGCGCTGGTGGGGACAGATGCATCGGATATCTATGAAGTGGACCGGATAATGATCGAACTGGACGGCACGAAGGACAAATCCAATCTGGGCGCCAACGCGATTCTGGCAGTATCCATCGCTGCAGTGCAGGCAGCGGCAAAATCTCTGGATCTTCCGCTGTACCGCCTGCTCGGCGGCGCCAATGGGGTGACGCTTCCGGTTCCGATGATGAATATTTTAAACGGCGGCGCCCACGCCACGAATTCCGTGGATACCCAGGAGTTTATGATCATGCCTGTGGGAGCAGCCGATTTCAGGGAAGGCCTGCGCTGGTGCGCAGAAGTGTTCCATGCGCTGCAGAAGCTTCTGAAAGAGGAAGGAGAGACTACTGCAGTAGGTGATGAAGGCGGTTTTGCGCCGAACTTCCAGAGTGATGAGGACACCATTGCGCATATTCTCCAGGCAATCCGCAATGCAGGGTTTGAACCGGGAAAAGATTTTGTCCTGGCAATGGATGCGGCGGCTTCCGAGTGGAAGAGTGAAAAAGGCGGAGGCTTTTATCATCAGCCGAAGTCCGGAAAAGAATTTACCTCGGAGGAACTGATCGGACACTGGAAGAGCCTGGTGGAAAAATATCCGATCTATTCCATCGAAGACGGACTGGATGAAGAAGACTGGGAAGGCTGGCAGAAGATGACCAGGGAGCTGGGGGACAAGGTGCAGCTCGTAGGGGATGATCTGTTTGTAACCAACACAGAACGTCTGAAAAAGGGCATCGAGCTGGGAGCAGGAAACGCAATTCTGATCAAACTGAACCAGATCGGTTCGGTCAGCGAAACACTGGATGCCATCAAGATGGCACAGAATGCGGGAATGCGCGCGATTGTATCCCATCGTTCCGGGGAAACAGAAGACACCGCGATCGCGGATCTGGCGGTAGCGCTTAACACCGGTGAGATCAAAACCGGAGCGCCTTCCAGAAGCGAGCGTACAGCAAAATACAATCAGCTGCTCCGTATCGAGGAAGATCTGAAGAATGCGGCGGTGTATCCGGGAAAACAGGCATTTCACTTTAACAGATAA
- a CDS encoding Crp/Fnr family transcriptional regulator, which produces MKTEEKKEHIQKIGCGRENCRFLAEGKICISEVRMFRELPLELQKELAGKSVHSTFQAGSYIAAEEDEINSVIIIRSGKVKISRTDAMGEEHILDVLHDGQSVWHGIFLKEHRYNYDVICMSEVAVCEIPRETIMNVLTRHPQISLSLIEILAQDIMDAEEKVMLLSIREPKQRVATFLLRRERRCLGPEIHLKLDDIASSVNLRVETVSRNIAQLEKDGVIQRTGRGRLKVMNHEKLRHMTELN; this is translated from the coding sequence ATGAAAACTGAGGAAAAGAAAGAGCATATTCAGAAGATCGGATGCGGAAGAGAAAACTGCAGATTTCTTGCAGAAGGGAAGATCTGTATTTCTGAAGTGCGCATGTTTCGGGAACTCCCGCTGGAGCTTCAGAAAGAACTGGCGGGTAAGTCCGTGCATTCCACGTTTCAGGCGGGAAGTTATATCGCCGCGGAGGAGGATGAAATCAACTCGGTGATTATTATTCGAAGCGGAAAAGTCAAAATTTCCAGAACAGACGCCATGGGGGAGGAACATATCCTGGATGTCCTGCATGACGGTCAGAGTGTCTGGCACGGGATTTTCCTGAAAGAACACCGGTACAATTATGACGTGATCTGCATGAGCGAAGTGGCAGTCTGCGAGATCCCCCGTGAGACGATTATGAATGTGCTTACCCGTCATCCGCAGATTTCTCTGAGCCTGATTGAGATTCTGGCACAGGATATCATGGATGCGGAGGAGAAAGTGATGCTTCTGTCGATTCGGGAACCGAAGCAGAGGGTGGCCACTTTTCTGCTTCGGCGGGAACGGAGATGTCTGGGGCCTGAGATCCATCTGAAACTGGACGACATTGCTTCTTCGGTGAATCTGCGGGTGGAGACAGTGAGCCGGAATATTGCGCAGCTGGAAAAGGATGGCGTGATTCAGCGGACCGGGCGAGGGCGCCTGAAAGTAATGAATCATGAGAAACTGCGGCATATGACGGAATTGAATTAG
- a CDS encoding flavodoxin family protein, with protein MKVLILNGSPRKDGNTTIALNEMIKIFEAEGVETEAVRIGNKDIRGCIACGTCADKGKCIFDDIVNELAPKFEEADGLVVASPVYYASANATLIACLDRLFYSTRFDKTMKVGASVVAARRGGLSATFDELNKYFTICGMPVASSQYWNSIHGRERGEAAEDLEGLQTMRVLARNMTFLMKSIALGKEAYGLPEQEEWQPTHFIR; from the coding sequence ATGAAAGTACTGATTCTCAACGGAAGTCCGAGAAAAGACGGAAACACAACCATTGCGCTGAATGAAATGATAAAGATTTTTGAGGCGGAAGGCGTAGAAACAGAAGCTGTCCGGATCGGAAACAAGGATATCCGCGGATGTATCGCCTGTGGGACATGCGCCGACAAGGGCAAATGTATATTTGATGATATTGTGAATGAACTCGCGCCGAAATTTGAAGAAGCCGACGGCCTTGTGGTGGCATCCCCGGTGTATTATGCGTCAGCAAATGCTACGCTGATTGCCTGTCTGGACAGACTTTTTTACAGCACCCGGTTTGACAAGACCATGAAGGTGGGGGCAAGTGTGGTTGCCGCAAGACGCGGCGGATTGTCTGCGACGTTTGACGAACTGAACAAATATTTTACGATCTGCGGAATGCCGGTGGCATCCAGCCAGTACTGGAACAGCATCCATGGAAGAGAACGGGGAGAAGCAGCGGAAGACCTGGAAGGTCTTCAGACGATGCGGGTGCTTGCCAGAAATATGACATTCCTGATGAAGAGTATTGCGCTGGGAAAAGAAGCTTACGGCCTGCCGGAACAGGAAGAGTGGCAGCCGACGCATTTTATCCGATAA
- the thiM gene encoding hydroxyethylthiazole kinase, which yields MIKDCLENVKKKAPLIHNITNYVTVNDVANVLLAVGGSPIMSDEPEDVEDITAICDGLNINIGTLQKRSIEAMYRAGRKANALGHTLLLDPVGAGASRLRTNTAVSLMEELKFDVIRGNVSELKALALGSTTTKGVDADAADAVTEENLERMAAFAKDYAKTCGCIIAITGAIDLVADASSCYVIRNGRREMSTVTGTGCQLSGLMTAFLAANPDSKLEAAAAATILMGLAGEIAVKNLTGAEGNASLRIRIIDAVCNMTGETLEQGANYEIR from the coding sequence ATGATCAAAGACTGTCTGGAGAATGTAAAGAAAAAAGCACCGCTCATACACAACATTACCAACTATGTCACCGTCAATGATGTGGCAAATGTACTGCTTGCTGTCGGCGGAAGTCCCATCATGTCCGACGAACCGGAGGATGTGGAAGATATCACTGCCATCTGTGACGGATTAAACATCAATATCGGAACCCTTCAGAAACGTTCCATTGAGGCAATGTATCGCGCAGGCAGAAAGGCAAACGCTCTCGGCCACACACTTCTCCTCGACCCGGTAGGCGCAGGTGCTTCCAGACTGCGAACCAATACCGCGGTATCTCTGATGGAGGAACTCAAATTTGATGTCATCCGCGGGAATGTATCCGAGCTTAAGGCTCTGGCACTGGGCAGCACTACAACCAAGGGCGTGGACGCGGACGCCGCAGATGCCGTTACCGAAGAAAACCTTGAGCGCATGGCTGCATTTGCCAAAGACTACGCCAAAACCTGCGGATGTATTATTGCGATCACAGGCGCGATTGATCTGGTCGCTGACGCTTCTTCCTGCTATGTCATCCGGAACGGACGCAGGGAAATGAGCACCGTTACCGGCACCGGCTGCCAGCTTTCCGGTCTGATGACCGCATTCCTTGCCGCCAATCCGGACAGCAAGCTGGAAGCCGCGGCAGCCGCCACGATCCTGATGGGTCTGGCCGGCGAAATCGCTGTAAAAAACCTGACGGGAGCCGAAGGCAATGCATCTCTTCGCATACGCATCATTGACGCCGTCTGCAATATGACCGGAGAAACACTGGAACAAGGAGCAAACTATGAAATTCGATAA
- the thiE gene encoding thiamine phosphate synthase: MKFDKKSLLLYAVTDRHWLQGRTLYEAVEQALKGGVSFLQVREKDDMRLSHDEYLKEALQLRDLCRRYQVPFVIDDDVDLALETDADGVHVGQNDMEAGNVREKLGPDKILGVSAHTVKEALLAQERGADYLGVGAVFPTDSKDDAEQVDHAVLSEICRAVDIPVIAIGGITRDNILSLSGTGIAGIAVISAIFAKKDIQAAARDLRSQTLKAVNREVNL, from the coding sequence ATGAAATTCGATAAAAAATCCCTTCTCTTATACGCTGTTACCGACAGACACTGGCTGCAGGGCAGGACCTTATACGAAGCTGTCGAGCAGGCCTTAAAAGGCGGCGTATCTTTTCTGCAGGTACGCGAAAAAGATGATATGCGGCTTTCCCATGACGAATACTTAAAAGAAGCGCTGCAGCTGCGGGACTTGTGCCGTCGGTATCAGGTTCCCTTTGTAATTGATGATGATGTGGACCTCGCCCTTGAGACAGACGCCGACGGTGTCCATGTGGGGCAGAACGATATGGAGGCGGGAAATGTCCGGGAAAAACTTGGCCCCGACAAGATTTTAGGCGTATCCGCCCACACGGTAAAAGAAGCATTGCTGGCCCAGGAACGGGGCGCGGATTACCTGGGTGTAGGCGCGGTATTTCCCACCGATTCCAAAGATGACGCGGAACAGGTGGACCACGCTGTCTTATCGGAAATCTGCCGGGCTGTGGATATTCCCGTCATCGCAATCGGCGGTATCACCAGAGATAACATCCTGTCCCTTTCCGGAACCGGAATTGCCGGAATCGCTGTCATTTCAGCAATCTTTGCAAAAAAGGATATCCAGGCAGCCGCCCGGGATCTTCGCAGTCAGACGCTGAAGGCAGTCAATCGTGAAGTGAACCTGTGA
- a CDS encoding cupin domain-containing protein, with protein MKEKVGEVFSIANDNMPVSGCTVSKEIYNGENAISYFSLAEHTDISAEIYPYHKLILVADGSIEVYGKEGYQRVLGAGDGILTLTDTPVGIRTSDHAVYTEISIQKEDIMNGAIHAGEVFKLADLVPYQEGKIINMDVVHNDKMKFVIMAFDKGTGLAEHAAPGEALIFALDGEGIIGYDGKEHVIKAGENFHFAKGGLHFVKATEQFKMALLLTLE; from the coding sequence ATGAAAGAAAAAGTCGGAGAGGTCTTTTCCATAGCGAATGACAATATGCCGGTCAGCGGATGCACGGTTTCAAAGGAAATATATAACGGCGAAAATGCCATCAGTTATTTTTCCCTGGCAGAGCATACGGACATCAGCGCGGAAATTTATCCCTATCACAAGCTGATACTGGTGGCTGACGGAAGCATCGAAGTATATGGGAAGGAAGGCTATCAAAGGGTCCTGGGTGCCGGAGACGGGATCCTGACGTTAACGGACACACCGGTGGGAATCCGGACATCGGACCACGCGGTATACACAGAGATTTCGATTCAGAAGGAGGATATTATGAACGGAGCGATTCACGCAGGAGAAGTATTTAAACTGGCAGATCTGGTTCCTTACCAGGAAGGAAAGATCATAAACATGGATGTCGTACATAATGACAAGATGAAATTTGTCATTATGGCCTTTGACAAAGGCACAGGCCTGGCAGAGCATGCGGCGCCGGGAGAGGCACTGATTTTTGCGCTGGACGGGGAAGGTATTATTGGTTATGATGGAAAGGAGCATGTGATCAAGGCCGGGGAAAACTTCCATTTCGCGAAAGGCGGCCTCCATTTTGTAAAGGCAACAGAACAGTTCAAAATGGCACTGCTGCTGACACTGGAATAA
- the pflB gene encoding formate C-acetyltransferase, producing MRTEWRGFKGNKWTDDIDVREFIQKNYTPYDGDESFLEGATEATDLLWGKVQELQKEERAKGGVLDCETEVVSGLTAYGAGYIDASMKDLEKIVGLQTDKPLKRAFMPYGGIKMAEEAAENYGYHVNDKFHKIFTEYHKTHNQAVFDAYTPEMRAARHSHIITGLPDTYGRGRIVGDYRRVALYGIDFLIAKKQEDFANCGDGTMTDDIIRQREEISEQIRALKGMKEMAAAYGYDISAPAKNAKEAVQWVYFGYLAAVKTQNGAAMSVGRISTFLDIYIERDLQEGTLTEKEAQELIDQMTMKFRMVKFARIPSYNELFSGDPVWATLEVAGVGMDGRPMVTKNDFRFLHTLENMGPSPEPNLTVLYSSALPKNFKKYAAAISVRTSSIQYENDDVMKPVWGDDYSICCCVSATQTGKEMQFFGARANLAKCLLYAINGGKDEKFLDKQGNHMQVGPEYAPITSEYLDYDEVIHKFDQMMDWLAGLYVNILNLIQYMHDKYYYEAAEMALIDTDVRRTFATGIAGFSHVVDSLSAIKYAKVKTVRDESGLVTDYEIEGDFPRYGNDDERADDIAVWLLKTFLKKIKRHHTYRDSEPTTSILTITSNVVYGKATGALPDGRKAYVPFAPGANPAYGAEENGLLASLNSVAKLPYEYALDGISNTQTIHPDALGHEDASRAENLVRILDGYFDQGAHHLNVNIFGVEKLKDAMEHPEKPEYANFTIRVSGYAVKFIDLTREQQQDVISRCVHERI from the coding sequence ATGAGAACAGAATGGCGAGGATTTAAAGGAAATAAATGGACCGATGATATCGATGTACGGGAGTTCATCCAGAAGAACTACACACCCTATGACGGCGATGAAAGCTTCCTGGAAGGCGCGACAGAGGCAACCGATCTTCTGTGGGGCAAAGTACAGGAACTGCAGAAAGAGGAACGGGCAAAGGGTGGTGTACTGGACTGTGAAACAGAAGTGGTTTCCGGCCTGACTGCCTATGGAGCCGGCTACATCGACGCATCGATGAAAGATCTGGAGAAAATCGTGGGTCTTCAGACGGACAAGCCGTTAAAACGGGCCTTTATGCCCTATGGCGGAATCAAGATGGCGGAAGAAGCCGCTGAGAATTACGGGTACCATGTCAACGACAAGTTCCACAAAATTTTTACAGAGTACCATAAAACCCATAACCAGGCAGTATTTGACGCGTATACTCCGGAGATGCGTGCCGCGAGACATTCGCACATCATAACCGGGCTTCCGGATACCTACGGACGGGGACGAATCGTCGGTGACTACCGAAGAGTCGCTCTGTACGGCATTGACTTTCTGATTGCGAAAAAGCAGGAAGACTTCGCGAACTGCGGAGATGGCACAATGACTGATGACATTATCCGGCAGAGAGAAGAGATCAGCGAACAGATCCGTGCGCTGAAAGGCATGAAGGAAATGGCAGCCGCTTACGGATATGACATTTCCGCGCCGGCGAAGAATGCGAAAGAAGCGGTGCAGTGGGTATACTTCGGCTACCTTGCGGCGGTAAAGACACAGAACGGCGCGGCGATGTCCGTCGGACGGATTTCCACTTTTCTGGATATTTACATCGAGCGGGATCTGCAGGAAGGGACCCTGACAGAAAAAGAGGCGCAGGAACTGATTGATCAGATGACCATGAAGTTCCGCATGGTGAAATTTGCCCGGATTCCCAGCTACAATGAGCTGTTTTCCGGCGATCCGGTCTGGGCAACCCTGGAAGTGGCGGGCGTCGGCATGGACGGCCGGCCGATGGTTACCAAAAATGACTTCCGTTTCCTTCACACCCTGGAAAACATGGGACCTTCACCGGAGCCGAACCTGACCGTTCTCTACAGCTCCGCACTGCCGAAAAACTTCAAGAAGTACGCGGCAGCGATCTCCGTACGGACATCCTCCATCCAGTATGAAAACGATGACGTGATGAAACCGGTATGGGGCGACGATTACAGCATCTGCTGCTGCGTCAGCGCGACACAGACGGGGAAGGAAATGCAGTTTTTCGGCGCCCGGGCAAACCTTGCCAAATGCCTCCTGTACGCAATCAACGGCGGAAAGGACGAGAAGTTTCTGGATAAACAGGGAAACCATATGCAGGTGGGACCGGAGTATGCCCCCATCACTTCCGAGTATCTCGATTATGATGAGGTGATCCACAAGTTCGATCAGATGATGGACTGGCTGGCAGGACTTTACGTCAATATCCTGAACCTGATCCAGTATATGCATGATAAATATTACTACGAGGCAGCGGAGATGGCGCTGATTGACACCGATGTCCGCAGGACATTCGCGACAGGAATTGCGGGATTTTCCCATGTGGTAGATTCGTTAAGCGCAATAAAATACGCGAAGGTGAAAACAGTCCGTGACGAATCCGGCCTTGTGACAGATTATGAAATTGAGGGAGATTTCCCCCGTTACGGAAACGATGACGAAAGAGCGGATGACATAGCGGTATGGCTGCTGAAGACCTTCTTAAAGAAGATCAAAAGACACCACACCTATCGGGATTCCGAGCCGACCACTTCGATTCTTACCATTACATCCAACGTTGTGTACGGTAAGGCAACCGGCGCGCTTCCGGATGGAAGAAAAGCCTATGTTCCCTTTGCGCCGGGCGCAAATCCGGCCTACGGAGCAGAGGAAAACGGCCTTCTGGCTTCCCTGAACTCAGTGGCAAAACTGCCCTACGAGTATGCGCTGGATGGAATTTCCAATACACAGACGATTCATCCGGATGCCCTCGGCCATGAGGATGCTTCCCGGGCAGAGAATCTGGTGCGGATTCTGGACGGATATTTCGATCAGGGCGCCCATCATCTCAACGTCAACATCTTCGGTGTGGAAAAATTGAAAGATGCCATGGAACATCCGGAAAAACCGGAGTACGCGAACTTTACGATTCGTGTCAGCGGGTATGCGGTTAAGTTCATTGACCTGACCAGAGAGCAGCAGCAGGATGTTATCTCCAGATGTGTGCATGAGAGAATATAA
- a CDS encoding uroporphyrinogen decarboxylase family protein has protein sequence MKELLIRTLNHETTERAPWVPFAGVHAGKLKGYTATKMLTDADAAFESLMEVNRLYRPDGQPVIFDLQIEAECLGCELRWADDCPPSVASHPLETEDEDEAPETPCNCKIPTKESGRIPYVLDVMRRMKEAVGDTTALYGLICGPFTLASHLRGNQLFTDMFDFEDEVKSLLAFCARTCMKMAEYYIEAGMDVIAMVDPLISQISSDDFNTYCADPYREIFAMIRDKGVYSSFFVCGDATRNIENMCQTGPDSISIDENVDILKAKEITDKYNIVIGGNIPLTSVMLLGNQQDNMKFAVDLLDSIPEKKNFILAPGCDMPYDVPVENTIGISQAVHDLDSTREMVKNYKSEEVDTSGVVLPDYENLKKPLVEVFTLDSAQCAACGYMMNAANQAKETFGDQIDVVEYKFIYKENVARCVKMGVPNLPSMYINGELKYRSLIPSREELEKAIQAAIDQMA, from the coding sequence ATGAAAGAGTTACTGATCCGTACATTAAATCACGAAACCACAGAACGGGCGCCCTGGGTACCGTTTGCCGGAGTACATGCGGGCAAGCTGAAGGGCTATACGGCCACAAAGATGCTGACAGACGCGGATGCGGCATTTGAGTCTCTGATGGAAGTGAATCGTTTGTACCGTCCGGATGGCCAGCCGGTGATTTTTGATCTTCAGATCGAGGCAGAATGCCTGGGCTGCGAACTGCGCTGGGCAGACGACTGCCCGCCGTCTGTAGCTTCTCATCCCCTGGAAACAGAAGACGAAGATGAGGCGCCGGAGACGCCCTGCAACTGCAAGATTCCGACAAAGGAATCCGGCCGTATTCCCTATGTCCTGGATGTGATGAGACGGATGAAGGAAGCAGTGGGTGACACTACCGCTTTATACGGGCTGATCTGCGGCCCCTTTACCCTGGCATCCCATCTGCGGGGCAATCAGCTGTTTACAGACATGTTTGACTTTGAGGATGAAGTGAAAAGCCTGCTTGCCTTCTGCGCGAGAACCTGCATGAAGATGGCAGAGTATTACATCGAGGCGGGCATGGATGTGATTGCCATGGTAGATCCGCTGATTTCACAGATTTCCAGTGATGATTTCAATACTTACTGCGCAGATCCCTATCGGGAGATTTTTGCCATGATCCGTGACAAAGGGGTGTATTCTTCTTTCTTCGTATGCGGAGATGCCACCAGAAATATTGAAAACATGTGCCAGACAGGCCCGGATTCCATTTCCATTGATGAAAATGTAGACATTCTGAAAGCAAAAGAGATTACAGATAAATATAATATCGTGATCGGCGGCAACATTCCCCTGACCTCGGTGATGCTTCTGGGCAATCAGCAGGACAACATGAAGTTCGCGGTAGACCTGTTGGACAGCATTCCGGAGAAGAAGAACTTTATCCTGGCGCCGGGCTGCGACATGCCTTACGATGTGCCGGTAGAAAATACCATCGGCATTTCCCAGGCGGTGCATGATCTGGACAGCACCCGGGAAATGGTGAAGAATTACAAATCAGAAGAAGTGGATACTTCCGGCGTCGTGCTTCCGGATTATGAAAATCTGAAGAAACCGCTGGTGGAGGTATTTACCCTGGATTCCGCCCAGTGCGCGGCATGCGGCTATATGATGAACGCGGCAAACCAGGCAAAAGAAACCTTCGGCGATCAGATTGATGTGGTGGAATACAAGTTTATTTACAAAGAAAATGTGGCAAGGTGTGTCAAGATGGGCGTTCCCAATCTGCCTTCCATGTACATCAACGGAGAGTTGAAATACCGTTCCCTCATTCCGTCCAGAGAAGAACTGGAAAAAGCGATTCAGGCCGCAATCGATCAGATGGCATAG
- the pflA gene encoding pyruvate formate-lyase-activating protein, with protein MIKGRIHSIETFGSVDGPGIRFVIFLKGCAMRCKFCHNADTWDGQSDDLRTADELIEQALRYKPYWGSEGGITVSGGEPLLQIDFLLELMKKAKERGIHTVIDTAGQPFRPEGEWFAKFEELMRYTDLLLVDIKQIDPMKHMKLTGVPNENILEMFRYLDKIKKPIWVRQVLVPGWTDDPEDLQKERAFLDTLSNIQKVEVLPYHSMGAYKWKKLGIPYALEGVQSPTGQQVKQAEEILGAGEFAPARVSVA; from the coding sequence ATGATCAAGGGAAGAATTCATTCAATTGAGACATTTGGTTCGGTCGACGGCCCGGGCATTCGCTTTGTGATTTTCCTGAAGGGATGCGCGATGCGATGCAAGTTCTGCCATAACGCGGATACCTGGGACGGACAGTCGGATGACCTGCGCACCGCGGATGAGCTGATCGAACAGGCACTGCGGTACAAGCCATACTGGGGCAGCGAAGGCGGCATTACAGTTTCCGGCGGAGAACCGCTGCTGCAGATTGATTTTCTGCTTGAGCTGATGAAAAAGGCAAAGGAGCGGGGCATCCACACGGTAATCGATACGGCAGGCCAGCCTTTCCGGCCGGAGGGCGAGTGGTTTGCAAAGTTTGAGGAGCTGATGCGGTATACGGATCTGCTTCTGGTGGATATCAAGCAGATCGATCCGATGAAACATATGAAACTGACCGGTGTGCCGAATGAAAACATACTGGAAATGTTTCGCTATCTGGATAAGATAAAAAAACCCATCTGGGTCCGTCAGGTGCTTGTGCCGGGCTGGACCGATGATCCGGAAGATTTACAGAAGGAACGGGCGTTCCTGGATACGCTTTCCAATATTCAGAAAGTGGAAGTGCTTCCCTATCATTCCATGGGAGCCTATAAATGGAAAAAGCTTGGAATTCCCTATGCGCTGGAGGGCGTGCAGAGTCCGACGGGGCAGCAGGTGAAACAGGCAGAAGAAATTCTCGGCGCGGGTGAGTTTGCGCCGGCAAGAGTAAGCGTTGCGTAA